A region of the Chaetodon trifascialis isolate fChaTrf1 chromosome 7, fChaTrf1.hap1, whole genome shotgun sequence genome:
aaatccaaattaaaactttcaacAGGCTGACAcctgccatgttttttttgtgttttttttcttttttttttttccaccttttctcGTCTCATACAGAGATAGCACAATATATAAGTCACTGGTCACAAAAGTACACcgcaaatgaagaaaaacaaaaccaaatgaagTTTTTGAAAAGCCACAGAGGAAAGAAACCGATCCTGGAGAAGTGTACACTTGTCTTCCTCGTCCCTTCCTCGAGGCCTACGAGACGCCTGGTTGGTTTGTCAGGATGGAGGCCTCAGGTGTCCGCCGGACAGACCGCGTGTCCTCTGTCTCAAAGTTGACGTCACACACCCTCGACTTTCCTAAACGCAGCCCTGCCAGACCTGCAGGTCCTAAACCCTGTTTCTCAAATGCAGACTGAGggtgagggggagggggaggatgagggggagggggagggggagggaagggAAATCCAAACCACTGCTCTAAATATCTATATGGACTCATCTGAGCATGaacgtgtttatgtgtgtgtgtggtttctctCTCGACACGTATGTACTCGTTTGCTAACATATACAGTGTATTCCTGGTTAGGGTGTGAACCAGGGGCACTTAAAAGTTGTGTAGCGTCCCCCCACCGTTTTCCGCACCCCGACCACTAGGGGTCACTCTTTATGTTTAGGAATGGGAGTGGGAGGTGGGAGATCTGCTGTTTCTTATAGCGCCGTTTCGCCCgcattcctctttttttttttttactccgCTGTTTTAACTTTTCCACCCTTCTAAGCTTTAACTCTTTCCTTCGATTCAGCTTTcttttgagttgtttttttgcctttggagacgcagatacacacagagcaaaagagtgggagagagagagagggagcgagtgTTGTGATCGATCAGCTGTTCGCAGCGCCGACAGCTGCCCTCCCGTTTGACCTCTCAGCCGATCTCCTTCCACTGCCGGTAGAACTCCACGATGTTTTTCAGCTCCATGCCCGCCGAGCCCGCCGCCTGGATCGCCGCCTGGCCGGGGACAGAAGAGCAGACAtgcaaataaatacagaatgagAGCTATGAAACCCGTCCTCACTGTTAATATACATTTCTCTTACATGCATTTCTTAGTCATAACGGCCAATGCAAATGTTGCAAAGACAAGTCTGATGAGAGAGAAGGATTAAAAATGGTGGTTAAATCCACGAAGCATAAAGCGTCAGTGTGCTTCTTTTACTAAGTGTGGCCTTTTGGAGCAGGTGTAAACACTTCATGCCTTCAGGTGCGTTTGGGCAGCATGAATTAGGTCGTTTGAGGTAAACTGAACCCTTAAAGGTTTAATTTCTGTAGGCTGAGCGGATACTGAGCAGGACATTTTAGAGTTTAAAAAACCTGAAAACTACTTCTGTGCTGACATTTCTTATTACTTATCAGCTGGCATACAGTATACACCAACATATCTGTCACAAATCACTACTGACCGACAATAATACAGGAAATCTGTTGTTAAATGTGAAATTTTTTACTTTTAGTTTTCCTCATCAGATTAGTGTTGCTTGcatcaacgaaaattatgactaaatatcgtcgccaacgaacctttatcacgtgacaaaaacaagacgagacgcaacgtaaatgctggtcatgtgacgttaactgtaattaaatatataatgcaatattgttgacgaataaaaacgagactaaatgtggtttacaaaataaaaactcagctaagatgtctcttcattttcgttgatGTTATAAAGTTATTTCGTCTCATTTAGTCGCGTTGTTCTTATTAttctgcagtatttctgtttcctgtgtctcacttcaggggctgcatcaggtcgcactgcgcagtcgcagcgacgtcacggcattagttcccgCTCGcggcgttatttagaagatgcagctgcggtaggttagcaTTAACGACAGACAACTAACAGAGAACGGGACtgatggccggccagccggctttgcttggtaaaataaatatgttgtaaattcaaatcagagcgtcttcatgtctggaatggatgtattcttcagtctataaggtaacaataatataataataagacaaccttgtttggctaaaagaaaattttggtttcgtctatactacaaggtacttatactatattgactgggttaaatagaattgcattactaaaaagagactaaaatgcaattttcattgactaaaactagactaaaatgtcctCAGTTGTGGTCGactaaaactaaacaaaaacagtcacggataattctgactaaaaaaAGACTAACATGCTCAGACTTtcagtcgactgaaacttgactacACTAATAGGAGCatgaacatgactaaaactaaaaactaaaatgacagcttgacacaaagactagactaagactaaaattaaaacgGGCCGTCAAAAACAACACTGCTCATCAGTGCCGTTTTTTAACACCTGCATACTCTCTGAAAGTTGATGGTAACAGTGTATGTTTACCATGATGCTCTGTCAGttttaatgtgctttatttatctCCTGTTTTCATGCAAATCGCCTGATGATTTGGGATCTGTATGAAAACAGGAGGTCGAGCACATAAAGCTTAAAATTGACAGAACATTCACCTCCTCCAGTGAAGGCAGCACTGTTgctaaaacacagctgaagctCTACCTGTTGGAAAACAGTTTGTGGTCTGTAAAGCAACAAAATCCAGCGAGTGACCGACCTTCATCGCTGCTGACCGAGTGCAAAGCCCTTCCACCTGATCGCCAGTGAGAATGGTCACCATGCCCGCTGTGTCTTCATCTCCGTTGCTCTGGGAGACTGTTAGCTGACGACAACTGTCCACCATCTTGTATAAATGCCTGGAAATACAAAAAGGACAAATCGAAGCAGAAGTCAGACTCGTCCAGCGAGTGTGAGAAAACAAACGGAGGTTAACTGTGGAAGGGGAGCGGCTTTACCAGGCTTCGATGTCCTGGCGCTTCAGTTTATCTCTCTCAAAACTTCGACCTGACTCCTTCTGGCAGCGTATGTACCTGCAGGAGGATGTGATACTGGGTATTTAGGAAAAAGTGAGGTTTGTGTTCAACATATcagaggaaacaacaaaagATTTCACCCACCTGTTTCCTTTGCGAAATTCAGACTCCAGGAAGCGGATGCCGTCCCTCGCACCggcattttctttcttcagcCTGTCGAGTCCATCAATCACTACAACACAGGAGTCACTGAGATTAAGCCTGTGAGGCAGGTGACAGAAGTGAGACTGacaccacacaaaaacaaaggccGAGCGTTGGGTTTAAATCTGCTGCACTCAATAAAAGACTTCTGGGCGTGCTTGATACTAAAATCTGAGGCCAGACATCCAGAGTAATTATCCTTCTTTGGCATTACACGTGTGTCTCgccatgtgcttgtgtgtatcaGGCTTTCTGCGACACAAATGTAAGACTCTGTAGAATCCAATTTAATACCTGTTTCACAATCATCTGGCCAAATTACCAAAGCAGGAGGGCTGAAAAGGCCAATTATTTACTCCTAAACCACTTTTCCTCTGTACTCCCCTCCAGCATGCCACTAATTCCAAATGAtatcattaatttaattaactCGACCTGGACCCACAAAAAGCACCAGAAAATGGACGGATGTATTGATCAACTGAAaatcattaattcatttaaGTTTTAGCTCTAATTAACTCCTGCACATTAAGAGACGATGAGCTTTGTTCTACTGTATTGGCAGTCTTTGCTTCAGGTCTGAAACTCCACAATAAAAGGATTTAACAGCACAATCCGCTGCTGCAACATCATCACATTAAAGGGTGTGAAACGTCTCCCAAGACCCTGCAAtcacatgcaaataaaacaataaaatgatcGCAAATTTAAGACTTTTTCAACATCTTTTATGGCCTTTCAAAATCTGCAGATACCCtgatacatatatatatatgtgtgtgtgtgtgtgtgtgtgtgtgtgtgtgtgttctgcataATGTCAACGTTAGATTTAATGCCAGACATGAAGTGACATTATGTGAAATTACTAAATGTAAGATTTATTTCTGTAATACAGGAAGTCTGTCATATATTTTGTGCAACTGCCCCCCTTTAAAGTAAAGTCAGAGGTCATGAAAACTGTATCTGTAAATCACTGAATCCCCATTATCTGCCTTGTTTAACATCAGTGGGGGACACACACGGGTACCTGAACACAACACGACATGCTGCTCAGGACAGACTGAGGATTAAACCGGCGCACTGACCCGTTCgtgggatgatgatgatgaagcagcCGCTGCCGGCCAGCTGCCGGATGAGGTTCAGATGCtggcagagagcagctgtgtcCGGCACCAGGTAAGGAGACATGGATGACTGGGCCTTAGGCTGCTGAAGGCTGCCCTCTAGCTGCGACACCTCCAACTGCAAGGAGCAGACAGCGTGATTAAAAACGTGTGATGATGGAAGATGTGTATCAGAGTTTTCTGGTCACAGGAATATGATGATCACAGGGTTCCTACACTGTTTAAGTCAGTGTTGGTTTAGCTGGTTCATGTTAATGTCAACTCAACCAGATGCCTCCTTGCAAACATTCTTCACAACAGCCAATGTCCAAACTTAATAAAAAGGTAATGATATTAACTTTCTGTAATCTCTTTCAATACATTTTTctacacaaacaaaagaaaacaaatgctgttttttcacTATTGTCCATCTCTCTAAGGCTGAGGCTTTGGCAGTGATGTCACTGCTACATAAAGAGTCAGCGGACAGAGCGGTAACGTTAAAAACCTGTAGACGGAGCTGAGCCATGTCCCTCATTAAGCGATTTCGACGagcctcctcttcagcctgGAAATCAACATAAAGGCAGTAGAGTCTACATCAGAAGGAACAGCTGCTTCGCTCACAAGTAAAAGACATTTCAGTTCCAGGTCATTGATTAAAAATTCTCCACATTTTCACTGTCTGAACAGCACACACGATAATGACACCTGTGGATCTTCTCGTCATTGTGCAGATGTCACTCACCATTCGGAACTGGGCCTTGGCCTGCTGCACCAGGTTGTCCTGTTCGGACTGGCTGATGCTGGTGAAGATTCCCGCCTCCGGGTTGAAGTGCAGCACGTTGCCCTGGAGATTTGTGAGGAAGTGGCCAAAACTGCGGATGCAACACACTCGCACCACacactggaggacagacagaggagaagatgtTTTTGAGCATTATGCACGTTTGACTAGAAAATACCACCTCAACTACAAAATGTCTTCATATGTTTCAGTGTCTCAACACGTCCTGATAAAGACAGGATGATGACTGAAAGACTGAGGcttcccaggatgcccctttcatacccaatcatgagactatcacctgttaccatcTTTCCCAATCTTTAGTTGctcccaacgtgtttgaaacgtgttgaCCCCACAGCCCTGACTCAGCAGTTCTCCTCAGCTCTACAGAAATCTTTAGCATCTTTGAACTCATTTCTTTAGTTTTACtgcttcagtctcactgctctcgTCAGTTCTGTTTTTGGCCGCAGCAGCAGATGTTTTCAGCGATGAAGCTCTCATAAAACCAACAGTAACATACCTGCCcaccaccaaacagcagacaaagtcaGCTACGAGCAGAGAGGAgcgtttagctgctaaagagccagatatttccctcaggagtttaTGGAAAGTAAAATATTTGAGTTCCAGTATATTTGTTATGTAGCCAGcaacatgactccaaataaaCGCTCTGTGTCTCCTGGGTGTGTAAGCTAGCACCTGTTTGCTAACACGCTCCCCAGAGCAACTTTATAAGGTGATGTCAGGGGAGTGTTAaacgcgtgtatgtgtgtgtgtgtacctcctGTAGGGGGCTGAGGGAGGGGTTGCGGCGAGTGAAATCAAGGCGGCGGTGAGCTACGTTGAGAGCGGGCAGGTGCCGCAGAGCCAGAtcctcaggcagcagcagactCTGGACCAAACCGGGCTGCTCGCACTCATTTAACAGCTCTGTCACCTCAGTGTTCAGACCgagctctgcagcacacacacacggataaataaataaacgagCAGCAGACTCACAGCGAAGTCATTAGTGTGTAAGAACGACACAGGGAGAGCGATATTCAGCGTGAGAGCTGAGCGCTAGCACTGATGAGTGAGTGCACACTGAAGGGATGAGATCACAGCTCAGAGATACGGCcaaaattaacattaaacatAGAAAATATCTACTAAACACATGTTAAATATTTAACTTCACGTTATTATTTTAaacagcatgagaaaaaatTACTGTGCATTATGATTTCATAATATTAGGATTCAACTTTACATCAAACAAAAttgataatgataaaaatagTCATtggctttcttgcagagagttagttgagaagactgataccactctgtATCCTGAACATGAAGGTATAACCAGCAGGCgagtagcttagcttagcataaagaatagaaacagagggaaaccactagcctggctctgcccagtgtttaaaaaaaaatctgtctaaTCTGGACAAAAAGTTGTGGCTTTAGACGTTGTGACAAGCTGGAACTATTTCTTGTCTGGGCCAGTTTTCAGAGTCCTCACCATGATCAAATCACAAATGATCGCTTTTATGTTTCAGTTTTTGTATGCATTAAACAAACTAGATAAAACGTGTTAATTAGTAGAATTCTGAGGTTCTGGGAGGGTGatggttttttttaatctttggacacagccaggctagcagtttcctcATTTTACAAAGCTAATTGCCTGCTAGCTTTGGCTTTAAATTTAGCATGCAGGCGTGAGAGCAGTATTGATCTtgtcatctaactcttggcaagatAGCAGATAAACGCAGCTCCCAAAATGTCTCAACGCGGCTCCTTTAAATGAGTGGTTGAGTTAACGCCTTCGCCCAGCAACTCAAAGGATATGTTAATATTAGAGGGAGTCAAAATCTAGACGCTGTTGTGCCTGAGCTGTACAGCAGTGCAGTGGAACAGCAGCTCACCAGCCTCGAGCATCTTGCTGCCATCTGGTAGCAGGTTGAGCAGAACAGACAGTCGGTTCCACAGGCTTTGAGAACTCTGCAGAGAGAACCGGCTTATTAAATATTGTCCTAAAACATCAACGCTTCATAGACCAAGCAGGAGATTCTGCCCGCTCACCTGTGCACATGTGAGGATAATGTCCGTGTTTGTCCTTAGCCAGTCGACGAAGACCTTCACCACCTGGATCAACCCTTGATTGGTCAGGatctccagcttctccaggaGGGTCTTCTCACTGTGCACTGATTGAGTACTGTGTTGGCTGCCTTCCGAATCAGAGTCCAAGTCTAGAGGAGGtgacacaacaacaaagccTGATTTGAGCTCTCTGTGAATCCGGTAAAAAAGAACCATGAAGAAGAAAACGTCCCcgatgaggaaagaaaagcaaacacacacacgaacactgAGGTAAAAAGTACGTTACCATTGTCGTTGGTTCCGTTGGCAGTGCCAGGGTTCATATCGCAGGGTGAATCCCCAGGAGGAGGGGGTGTCTCCTgggaggggggagcagaggTGTCAGTAGGGGTGGGGATCCCAGAGGAAGATGAGGCTTGAGGCCTCAACAACATGTTGCTGAAGGTTGGCGCCAGGCGGAAGCAGCGCTTGGCCTGGAAGAGCTGTGAGGACATGGCCTGGAGgttgctgctgatgctggagTCGCTGGGCAGGTGAGGCCCGTTAGTGGTTGGAGGTGTGTCACCGTCCCTGTCGCCTCCTTCCTCCTTGGGTTggtcttcatcttcctcttggTCCTGGTGCTCCCGCGGCTGCCCTTCCAAGTTGTCTGAGTTTTCTGCGTCCTCAATGTCTTCCAGGTCTGAGCGAGACTCCTGGCTGTTCATGTCCGAGTCGGTCTCTACGTCAAACGCcgttcctccttcctcctcctcctcctcctccgagcCACTCCCCCAGCTGCCCTCCTCTCCCAGGTGTTCTCTCTTAGTTTCCTTCCTGACAGGTGGAGGATTGGGCGGGGTCCCCGTCGTGGTGCCACCTGCTGATTCGGCGTGACCCCTCCTCTCGTCGTCGTCATCTTCGTCCTCTTCGCTCTCAAAGCCTTCGCTCAGGTCGCTTTCGTCCTCGCCGCGGGTGTCCTTGCGGGCGCAGCGGCGCCGGCGGAGTCTTGAGAGGCGGGTgtacttcttcttctgcctctgtttctcctcctccatcttgcGCTGCTCCTCCACGCTGCTATGATTTTTGGCGCCCACCCTCTCACAGCCATCTTCgtccttctcctcctcgtcaTCTTCTTGCTCCAGGGAGCCGTTCTGCAGAGGCTTCTCATCTGAGCGATTTGTCGCTGGAGCCGACGGATCCCTCACCTCCAGGTCATctaaaccacagaagaaaagctcaatgccttttcttgttttcattcagGTTGTTGGAACAACAGATTTCAGATTACAAAACAAATGTTCTCCACTTGGTTTTTTCCTCAAAGAGCATGTCTGAGTGAGAATGAACGCGTTGAACGTTAAATTGCTCGTGACTTAAAAAAGCTTCACATGCTTCTGTAGATCTCCCAAAAGAGACCGACCACAAAGAGCAGCACTTTAATGCTAACAGATACTGCTGATGAGGACACACTGGGACTGATGCATTGATCTATGTGGCAGGCGATGGCTGGGAGATTTCCTGCACTGTGCTGACTTACGAGGTATATTTTAGCCTTCAATTTACTTGcagctgcatttgttttctttcccctctccaAAATGGACAGAGGGacttcctctctcacctgtgGTGTCGGTGTGAAGAGGAGGCACCTGCGTCTCGGCTTCCTCCAGTTCAGCCTGCAGCCGGATGTTGACGTGGTTCACCAGATGAGAGAACAGCGCCAGAGTAAAAGCTATGGATGCACTGTACTGCTTTGAACCTGACGACACAACACAGCATTTGTTAGAAGATGTGCACATTTCAAATTTAATTACTTTTTGTACTGTTATACAGATGAACATCCTGGTGATTTTTCAGTATAAATAGCCAAATAAACAGGTCACTATATCAACTGATATTAGCTCAGTGGGTCAAACAGTGTCACCGCTCTATGGTTTGTCCACCAGAAAGCAGTGACAAGTTtactttttcacagtaaaaagtCCTGCCCAGGACATTTCTGGTCAAATTCACTTGTAAATTTAAGGGAAACTTCTTTAAAATGCTTATGCTATGGGCTGGTAAAGAAAAATCCTGTATCGGTGAGGctctaataaaaacaataactgTAAGTTATCCAAAACCTGAAGTTGTATTTCTTCAGatttatatttt
Encoded here:
- the smg5 gene encoding nonsense-mediated mRNA decay factor SMG5, which translates into the protein MSGPGQDSEPEAKVLLIKRLYRAVVESVHKLDVIIGSKASYREVFKPENISLRNKLRELCVKLMFLHPADYGRKAEELLWRKVYYEVIQVIKTNKKHIHSRSALECAYRTHLIAGVGFYQHLLLYIQSHYQLELQDCIDWTHVTDPLIGRKKPVSATPKEMEWAQMACHRCLVYLGDLARYQNELAGVEAEQLAERFYHQALSVMPHVGMPFNQLGTLAGSKFYNVEATYYYLRCIQSDTPFEGAYGNLKRLFDKAAKMYHQVKKQEMKKLSPSRQRSKDIKRLLVSFMYLQSLLQPKNSLMETELTSLCQSVLEDFNLVLFYLPLPTHSGTHHSPSEEEEEQQHADSSCPVLPDTLVFKMVVTCLMVVHSLKRGGSKQYSASIAFTLALFSHLVNHVNIRLQAELEEAETQVPPLHTDTTDDLEVRDPSAPATNRSDEKPLQNGSLEQEDDEEEKDEDGCERVGAKNHSSVEEQRKMEEEKQRQKKKYTRLSRLRRRRCARKDTRGEDESDLSEGFESEEDEDDDDERRGHAESAGGTTTGTPPNPPPVRKETKREHLGEEGSWGSGSEEEEEEEGGTAFDVETDSDMNSQESRSDLEDIEDAENSDNLEGQPREHQDQEEDEDQPKEEGGDRDGDTPPTTNGPHLPSDSSISSNLQAMSSQLFQAKRCFRLAPTFSNMLLRPQASSSSGIPTPTDTSAPPSQETPPPPGDSPCDMNPGTANGTNDNDLDSDSEGSQHSTQSVHSEKTLLEKLEILTNQGLIQVVKVFVDWLRTNTDIILTCAQSSQSLWNRLSVLLNLLPDGSKMLEAELGLNTEVTELLNECEQPGLVQSLLLPEDLALRHLPALNVAHRRLDFTRRNPSLSPLQECVVRVCCIRSFGHFLTNLQGNVLHFNPEAGIFTSISQSEQDNLVQQAKAQFRMAEEEARRNRLMRDMAQLRLQLEVSQLEGSLQQPKAQSSMSPYLVPDTAALCQHLNLIRQLAGSGCFIIIIPRTVIDGLDRLKKENAGARDGIRFLESEFRKGNRYIRCQKESGRSFERDKLKRQDIEAWHLYKMVDSCRQLTVSQSNGDEDTAGMVTILTGDQVEGLCTRSAAMKAAIQAAGSAGMELKNIVEFYRQWKEIG